The following coding sequences lie in one uncultured Desulfovibrio sp. genomic window:
- the ppk1 gene encoding polyphosphate kinase 1, translating into MKPSAVMNNRELSWLSFNERILQEARDHSTPLMQRLRFLGIFSSNQDEFIKVRVASLVRLTRSKSKIKPLLMGGLTPDEALQRVNDKAATAQMAFRETYEEVLDAMEHEGIRVRDETELSEGQDAFCRGYFGNVVYPHLVPLILNKSARLPFLQDSQIYHTVKMESDAAPGKCRYAVLRIPVNAACPRFVEMPSSPGCHDIIFVDDIIRLCLNNIFFMFNYDRISAYTFKVMRDAELSLDDDVSKSLIEKMEEGLEHRLRGRPVRLIYDSAMPEDLLFLLASKLNLKKSELDPGARYHMMRSLMSFPRVRPDLENAVMPALTHPDIKPFSSILKVVRSKDILLHFPYHTFNHVVEFLCEAAIDPKVTDISITLYRTADHSRIINALINAAQNGKRVTACVELMARFDEERNVKSIDMLHQGGVRVIHGLKDLKVHSKVILVERAEGGKKTGYVYIGTGNFNEDTARLYSDMGLLTANPGFAEDARTIFNFLNASHKPVSCRELVAAPQCMRAFFTNAIEREIRNAKAGKKAYIHVKLNSLTDESMIRLLYRASKAGVEIRLIVRSACCLKPQVQDLSENIRAISIVDKFLEHARIALFCNNGSELAYISSADWMPRNLDRRLEVAAPVHCPALRQNLRDIFDIQWADNVKARILDGTGVNKYSKGESVAPCRSQTVLHEYYSRMAARPAADAPAAQNETSRAKKSRSPAARNRKPTRTADAIARDETAAAMAEP; encoded by the coding sequence ATGAAGCCTTCGGCTGTTATGAACAACAGGGAACTGAGCTGGCTCAGCTTTAACGAACGAATATTGCAGGAAGCCCGCGACCACTCCACGCCGCTTATGCAGCGGCTGCGCTTTCTGGGTATTTTTTCCAGCAATCAGGACGAGTTCATCAAGGTTCGCGTGGCTTCCCTTGTGCGGCTCACCCGCTCCAAGAGCAAGATAAAGCCCTTGCTCATGGGCGGCTTAACGCCGGATGAGGCCTTGCAGCGCGTTAACGACAAGGCCGCCACCGCGCAAATGGCCTTTCGCGAAACCTACGAGGAAGTGCTGGATGCCATGGAGCACGAGGGCATACGCGTGCGCGACGAAACAGAACTCAGCGAAGGCCAGGATGCCTTTTGCCGTGGCTATTTCGGCAACGTGGTCTATCCGCATCTGGTGCCGCTTATTCTGAACAAATCCGCCAGGCTGCCCTTTCTGCAAGACAGCCAGATATACCATACCGTCAAGATGGAATCAGACGCAGCCCCCGGCAAATGCCGCTATGCGGTGCTGCGCATCCCCGTCAACGCGGCCTGCCCGCGCTTTGTGGAAATGCCCTCGTCGCCCGGCTGCCACGACATCATCTTTGTGGACGACATCATCAGGCTGTGCCTGAACAATATTTTCTTCATGTTCAACTACGACCGTATTTCGGCATACACCTTCAAGGTAATGCGCGATGCGGAGCTGAGCCTTGACGACGACGTGTCCAAAAGCCTCATTGAAAAAATGGAAGAAGGGCTGGAACACCGCCTGCGGGGCCGCCCGGTGCGCCTTATCTACGACAGCGCCATGCCCGAAGACCTGCTCTTTCTGCTGGCCTCAAAGCTCAACCTCAAAAAGAGCGAGCTTGACCCCGGCGCACGCTACCACATGATGCGCAGTCTCATGAGTTTTCCGCGTGTGCGCCCAGATCTGGAAAACGCCGTCATGCCCGCCCTCACCCATCCGGATATCAAACCCTTTTCCAGCATTCTCAAGGTAGTGCGCAGCAAGGATATTCTGCTGCACTTTCCCTACCATACCTTCAACCACGTGGTGGAATTTCTTTGCGAGGCGGCCATCGACCCCAAGGTGACGGATATTTCCATCACCCTGTACCGTACTGCTGACCATTCACGCATCATCAACGCCCTTATAAACGCAGCGCAGAACGGCAAAAGGGTTACGGCATGCGTGGAGCTCATGGCCCGCTTTGACGAGGAGCGCAACGTCAAAAGCATCGACATGCTGCATCAGGGCGGGGTGCGCGTCATCCACGGCCTCAAAGACCTCAAGGTGCACAGCAAGGTCATTCTTGTGGAGCGCGCCGAGGGCGGCAAAAAAACAGGCTATGTCTACATAGGCACCGGCAACTTCAACGAAGACACGGCGCGCCTGTACAGCGACATGGGGCTGCTGACAGCCAATCCCGGATTTGCGGAAGACGCCCGCACCATCTTCAATTTTCTTAATGCCTCGCACAAGCCGGTTTCGTGTCGGGAGCTGGTGGCGGCCCCCCAGTGCATGCGCGCCTTTTTCACCAACGCTATCGAGCGAGAAATACGCAATGCCAAAGCCGGGAAAAAGGCGTACATCCACGTAAAACTCAACAGCCTCACCGATGAATCCATGATCCGGCTGCTTTACCGCGCCAGCAAGGCCGGGGTGGAAATACGCCTTATTGTGCGCAGCGCCTGCTGCCTCAAGCCGCAGGTTCAGGATCTGAGCGAAAACATCCGGGCCATCAGCATTGTGGACAAATTTCTCGAACATGCGCGCATTGCGCTCTTTTGCAACAACGGCAGTGAACTGGCCTATATTTCAAGCGCCGACTGGATGCCCCGCAATCTTGACCGCAGGCTGGAGGTTGCTGCCCCTGTCCACTGCCCGGCCCTGCGCCAGAACCTGCGGGATATTTTTGACATTCAGTGGGCGGATAACGTCAAAGCCCGCATTCTTGACGGCACCGGGGTCAACAAATACAGCAAGGGCGAATCCGTGGCCCCCTGCCGCTCGCAAACGGTACTGCACGAATATTACAGCCGTATGGCCGCCCGCCCTGCGGCAGATGCGCCTGCCGCTCAGAACGAAACCAGCCGGGCCAAAAAGTCGCGGTCACCCGCAGCCAGAAACCGAAAACCCACGCGCACGGCAGATGCTATCGCGCGCGACGAAACGGCTGCCGCTATGGCCGAACCATAG
- a CDS encoding methyl-accepting chemotaxis protein: MTIRLRVILGFLFTIIVMAAGTLPFMIMTMRNNAEESYISNSSTQLRLMNNYVETFISGAERDVALLAQEPYIAEAVGLFPNFSNNKEADVFLRADLSVDAFKTVQPLVRLDEGSEDYVEAYAGYTDGSYATSADNTKVPAGYNTSKRPWYTQRAASSQKVGLADSYLSITGELVVAITHKMFSRRGDFTGVLGIDVSLNGLSQRFAELNFGKTGYFMLLENTGRILCDPRNKDLTGKIIGKDIQDPGLVKLFNTKDGSLQTVVNGRDVRANVLTTPHGWKILMLQSEEEIFAATNTAVHASVIITLSVALIMLLIAWVIARSINRPLSLIVKEADKVATGDLNVNLDARQFYGELAELHAALLNMVSNLQEMITTARQKGEEAEQQTALAKAATEQAEAARKEAENARREGMLSAAMQLEEVVKVISSASNELEAHIGQANHLSSESALRLGDAATAMNQMNATVREVASNASSASDMSDQTRANAENGEKIVQQALQSIDRVHSVSMALKGDMGTLNEHAQAISRIMNVISDIADQTNLLALNAAIEAARAGEAGRGFAVVADEVRKLAEKTMASTNDVGNAIAAIQQSTSKSVQSMDNALEQVQTATTFANKSGEALREIVNNALSTADQVRAIATASEEQSASSDEINKSILEVNERSEQTAHAMNAASGSVADLATQASTLSKLVADMKRG; this comes from the coding sequence ATGACTATCAGACTGCGCGTTATTCTAGGATTCCTTTTTACAATTATTGTGATGGCAGCAGGCACCCTGCCCTTCATGATCATGACCATGCGCAACAATGCCGAGGAAAGCTATATTTCCAATTCCTCAACCCAGTTGCGCCTCATGAACAACTATGTGGAAACATTCATCAGCGGGGCGGAACGCGATGTTGCCCTGCTCGCGCAGGAACCTTACATTGCTGAAGCTGTGGGTCTTTTCCCCAACTTCTCCAACAATAAAGAAGCGGACGTTTTTCTTCGGGCCGATCTTTCGGTAGATGCCTTCAAAACTGTTCAGCCGCTGGTGCGGCTTGACGAAGGCTCCGAAGATTACGTTGAAGCCTACGCAGGTTACACTGACGGCAGCTACGCGACCTCTGCCGACAATACCAAGGTGCCCGCTGGCTACAATACCAGCAAGCGCCCCTGGTACACGCAGCGCGCGGCTTCGTCGCAAAAGGTCGGCCTGGCCGACAGCTACCTTTCCATCACTGGTGAACTGGTGGTGGCCATCACGCACAAAATGTTTTCGCGCCGGGGCGACTTTACAGGCGTTCTGGGCATCGACGTTTCGCTCAACGGCCTGTCGCAGCGCTTTGCCGAACTCAATTTCGGCAAGACCGGCTACTTCATGCTGCTTGAAAACACGGGGCGCATCCTCTGCGACCCGCGCAACAAGGATCTGACGGGCAAGATCATTGGCAAGGACATACAGGATCCCGGCCTTGTGAAGCTCTTCAACACCAAGGACGGCTCTCTGCAAACAGTTGTAAACGGGCGGGATGTGCGCGCCAATGTGCTCACCACGCCGCACGGCTGGAAGATCCTCATGCTCCAGTCTGAGGAAGAGATTTTTGCGGCCACCAACACCGCCGTGCACGCCAGCGTGATCATTACCCTCAGCGTGGCCCTGATCATGCTGCTGATCGCCTGGGTCATAGCGCGCTCCATCAATCGGCCCTTGAGCCTTATTGTTAAGGAGGCCGACAAGGTCGCCACCGGCGATCTCAACGTGAACCTTGATGCCCGGCAGTTTTACGGCGAACTGGCCGAGCTGCACGCTGCCCTGCTGAACATGGTGAGCAATCTGCAGGAAATGATCACCACCGCCCGCCAGAAAGGCGAGGAGGCCGAACAGCAGACCGCCCTGGCAAAAGCCGCCACAGAGCAGGCAGAGGCCGCCCGCAAAGAGGCGGAAAACGCCCGCCGCGAGGGCATGCTCTCTGCCGCCATGCAACTGGAAGAAGTGGTGAAGGTGATCTCGTCCGCTTCAAACGAGCTTGAAGCCCACATCGGTCAGGCCAACCACCTTTCGAGCGAGTCTGCCCTGCGTCTCGGCGATGCCGCCACCGCCATGAACCAGATGAACGCCACCGTACGCGAGGTGGCGAGCAATGCCTCGTCCGCTTCAGACATGTCTGACCAGACCAGAGCCAATGCCGAAAACGGTGAAAAAATCGTACAGCAGGCCCTGCAAAGCATTGACCGGGTGCATTCGGTTTCCATGGCGCTCAAGGGCGACATGGGTACGCTCAACGAACATGCCCAGGCCATCAGCCGCATCATGAATGTTATTTCAGACATAGCCGACCAAACCAACCTGCTGGCCCTCAACGCCGCCATTGAAGCCGCCCGCGCTGGCGAGGCAGGACGTGGCTTTGCCGTGGTGGCCGATGAAGTGCGCAAACTGGCGGAAAAGACCATGGCTTCGACCAACGATGTGGGCAACGCCATTGCGGCCATCCAGCAAAGTACATCCAAGAGCGTGCAAAGCATGGACAATGCCCTTGAGCAGGTGCAAACCGCCACAACGTTTGCCAACAAATCGGGCGAAGCCTTGCGCGAAATCGTCAACAACGCGCTTTCCACAGCCGATCAGGTACGCGCCATCGCAACGGCCAGCGAGGAACAGTCCGCAAGCAGCGACGAGATCAACAAGTCAATCCTTGAGGTCAATGAACGCTCCGAGCAGACAGCCCACGCCATGAACGCCGCTTCCGGCTCTGTGGCGGATCTGGCAACTCAGGCGAGCACCCTGAGCAAGCTGGTGGCCGACATGAAGCGCGGCTAA